Below is a genomic region from Gammaproteobacteria bacterium.
GGCCTTGGGCACCGTGGTTTTAATGGCTTCGTGACGCAACAATGACGCCGACATGTTGCGCAGCATTGCCCGGCGATGACTGCTGTTCCGGCTCAGTTGACGACCTGTATTGCGATGACGCATGAGCGCTTACCTTTTTTTATCTCTAAGCTTTGAATTCACCATGCCCCTGACCGCCCGGGCGCTGATTCAGGCGGAGGCGGTTTCCTTGCCGGACTCGTGCAACCCGGGCGGCGGCCAGTTTTCCAGGCGCATGCCCAGGGACAGCCCGTTGGACGCGAGGACGTCCTTGATCTCAGTAAGAGACTTCTTGCCCAGATTGGGCGTTTTCAACAACTCCACTTCGGTGCGTTGAATCAAATCGCCGATGTAGTAGATGTTTTCGGCTTTCAGACAGTTGGCGGCGCGCACCGTCAGCTCCAAATCGTCAACCGGACGCAACAGGATAGGATCGATCTCAGCATCCGGCCGGGCCGACTCCGACTCCCCGCTGCCCTCCAGATCGACAAACACCGAGAGTTGGTCGCGCAGTATTTCCGCGGCCCGACGCACCGCCTTCTCGGCGTCGATGCTGCCATTGGTCTCCAGCTCCAACACCAATTTGTCCAGGTCAGTGCGCTGTTCCACCCGCGCGCTTTCCACCACGTAGGAGACGCGGCTCACGGGACTGAAGGAGGCATCCACCTGCAACTTGCCGATGGGACGATCCTCGTCCCCGGGACCCGTCCGGCCCACAGCGGGCTGATAACCCCGGCCCCGGGCCACCTTGAGTGTCATGTTCAACTCACCCACCTTGGTAAGGTGGGCGATAACGTGATCGGCGTTGACGATTTCCACGTCGTGACTGAGCTCAATGTCACTGGCCAGCACCGGACCGGGGCCCTTCTTTCTCAGGGTCAGCTCCGCTTCATCGCGCTCGTGCATCTGAATGGACAGCCCCTTCAGGTTGAGCAGGATCTCAATCACGTCTTCCTGCACCCCTTCGATGGTGGTGTATTCGTGCAACACCCCCTCGATCTCCACTTCCGTAACCGCAGCGCCCGGCATGGAGGACAACAAAATGCGCCGCAGCGCGTTCCCCAGCGTATGCCCGAAGCCCCTTTCCAGCGGCTCGATGGTGATTTTCGCGCGGCGAGCGTCTGTCGTCTGAACGTGGACCGAACGGGGTTTTAAAAACTCAGATACCGAGCCTTGCATGAAAAGCCCTCAATTGATCTAAATGTGATCGAAACGGGTTCGTGCTGCCAAAACAGGCGCCGCGCCCACGACGCGGCGGCGAGAACCGTGAACAACTACTTGGAGTACAGCTCCACCACCAAGTGTTCGTTGATATCCGGCGGCAGCTCGCTGCGTTCCGGCGAGGCCTTGTAGACACCCTGTTTTTTGTCCACATCGACATCGACCCACTCGGCAAATCCCCGCTGCTGTGCCAGTTCCAGGGCGGCCTGAATGCGCAGCTGTTTCTTGGCCGCGTCCACCACGGACACTGTGTCGTTGGCCTTCAGCTGATAACTGGGAATGTTCACCCGGCGACCGTTGACAGCGATCCCGTTGTGTCGCACCAATTGTCTCGCTTCCGTCCGTGAAGCCCCAAAACCCATGCGAAAAACCACGTTGTCCAGGCGCGCCTCCAGCAGCTTGAGCAGATTCTCACCGGTGGAGCCCTTCCTGCGATCCGCCTCTTTGTAGT
It encodes:
- a CDS encoding DNA-directed RNA polymerase subunit alpha, translated to MQGSVSEFLKPRSVHVQTTDARRAKITIEPLERGFGHTLGNALRRILLSSMPGAAVTEVEIEGVLHEYTTIEGVQEDVIEILLNLKGLSIQMHERDEAELTLRKKGPGPVLASDIELSHDVEIVNADHVIAHLTKVGELNMTLKVARGRGYQPAVGRTGPGDEDRPIGKLQVDASFSPVSRVSYVVESARVEQRTDLDKLVLELETNGSIDAEKAVRRAAEILRDQLSVFVDLEGSGESESARPDAEIDPILLRPVDDLELTVRAANCLKAENIYYIGDLIQRTEVELLKTPNLGKKSLTEIKDVLASNGLSLGMRLENWPPPGLHESGKETASA
- a CDS encoding 30S ribosomal protein S4 — its product is MARYIGPKCRQCRREGEKLFLKGEKCFTSKCAIEKRGFPPGQHGQRRTRLSDYALQLREKQKLKRIYGVLEQQFRLYYKEADRRKGSTGENLLKLLEARLDNVVFRMGFGASRTEARQLVRHNGIAVNGRRVNIPSYQLKANDTVSVVDAAKKQLRIQAALELAQQRGFAEWVDVDVDKKQGVYKASPERSELPPDINEHLVVELYSK